A genomic region of Antennarius striatus isolate MH-2024 chromosome 2, ASM4005453v1, whole genome shotgun sequence contains the following coding sequences:
- the cd34 gene encoding hematopoietic progenitor cell antigen CD34: MAMWRMNGLWRKMAGVVLLCALLLSNEVICQDDAPEDATDVPADADAADASAVTDVPDATAAPDTTLAPEAGADPTAAAGDEPVTPAAGDVSLPLDVVRVVMDGDSQDGDAGPTAGDDAGAPADELPNVRCVTQDEISESNAVKLEVTTADCEETKRVILENPETWCQKKMCDLKIFQDAQKALVASDSAKLSALAEAFKGDVAKDKLGATMVESPQSSSPSSSSSGSSVFVGVLVSGLLAALAITIGYFKCQRRSDGKGARLAEEAYPADQENQGNTLVSVAPLNPPPETQEKPSVNGESTEAAKTQTPPPTNGHSTAKTADTEM, from the exons ATGGCCATGTGGAGAATGAATGGGCTCTGGAGGAAGATGGCTGGAGTCGTGCTGCTCTGCGCCCTGTTGCTCAGCA ATGAAGTCATTTGTCAAGATGATGCACCAGAAGACGCCACAGATGTTCCAGCTGATGCAGACGCTGCAGACGCTAGCGCCG tgacAGACGTCCCCGATGCCACCGCTGCTCCGGACACTACCCTTGCACCAGAAGCTGGTGCCGATCCCACCGCTGCAGCCGGGGATGAACCCGTTACTCCTGCCGCTGGAGACGTGTCTCTTCCTCTGGATGTGGTCAGGGTTGTCATGGATGGTGACAGCCAAGACGGAGACGCCGGTCCCACCGCCGGGGATGATGCGGGTGCACCAGCAGACGAGTTG CCTAATGTCCGGTGCGTCACACAGGACGAGATCTCTGAAAGCAACGCCGTCAAGCTTGAGGTGACCACAGCTGACTGT GAGGAAACCAAACGGGTCATTCTGGAGAATCCAGAAACGTGGTGCCAGAAAAAGATGTGCGACCTGAAAATCTTCCAAGATGCCCAGAAGGCGCTGGTGGCCAGCGACAGCG CGAAGCTGAGCGCGTTGGCTGAGGCGTTCAAGGGCGACGTGGCCAAAGACAAA CTCGGGGCGACGATGGTCGAGTCCCCGCAGTCATCATCACCGTCGTCTTCATCGTCAGGCTCCTCCGTGTTCGTTGGGGTGCTGGTCTCCGGGCTGCTCGCCGCTCTCGCCATCACCATCGGTTACTTTAAATGTCAACGCCGGTCGGACGGCAAAGGGGCGCGGCTG GCGGAGGAGGCCTATCCAGCCGACCAGGAGAACCAGGGGAACACGTTGGTGTCGGTGGCCCCCCTCAACCCCCCGCCAGAGACCCAGGAGAAGCCCAGCGTGAACGGAGAGTCCACCGAAGCGGCCAAGACCcagaccccaccccccaccaatGGCCACTCCACCGCCAAGACAGCTGACACCGAAATGTGA